The Corticium candelabrum chromosome 17, ooCorCand1.1, whole genome shotgun sequence genome has a segment encoding these proteins:
- the LOC134193100 gene encoding uncharacterized protein LOC134193100, protein MSKFLEGLGTNVYHIEFGGFLTNHLMHGVVALFGLGASEAKIKSFTQQYVQQLEPTSHSSSDVQINEETWKSVIGKRRYYPQFVEFFTTRYESLRMSGAYDTPLLILLRQYVPDLVDGGIGCAAFHPIVHIGYGLMMNDFSDVTCQSRDVIDGLAYMTHSYRRPQGCKPSAEVAQSIVEEMSLTTGIQESRYEADLSDVLVSVIKDIRHDTSVKNLMASLNDLISLPSYKSMEPVSTFQQKMAAVGDYGQDFLDKYTIAALKSLHAKFLVDRNLCKQGFPSFVSYSMKAIVDGAVQLYASCSAGDDFFILHGVTSSWALRRTLFCFDSVVVQVQMLISFVKALLSAYVSQDMPAVATKLPEGTKLPEWEEIIKKSVECGDDVDEHVYKLVFTCHEAEKVYGTPPSLLYRRAAAQKMNYLPWPVM, encoded by the coding sequence ATGAGTAAGTTTCTGGAAGGTCTTGGCACAAATGTCTACCACATAGAATTTGGAGGATTTCTAACGAATCATCTCATGCATGGAGTTGTTGCTCTGTTCGGACTGGGAGCGTCTGAAGCGAAGATAAAATCGTTCACGCAACAATACGTTCAGCAGCTGGAGCCGACATCGCACTCATCTTCAGACGTACAAATAAACGAGGAAACGTGGAAATCCGTCATTGGAAAGCGAAGGTATTACCCGCAATTCGTCGAATTCTTTACAACAAGATACGAGTCGCTGCGCATGTCCGGTGCATATGACACTCCATTGCTGATATTGCTTCGCCAATACGTTCCGGACCTAGTCGACGGTGGTATTGGCTGTGCTGCATTTCATCCGATTGTTCACATTGGTTACGGTCTCATGATGAATGATTTTTCTGATGTCACGTGTCAATCACGTGACGTCATTGATGGGCTGGCCTACATGACTCATTCGTATCGACGTCCTCAAGGGTGTAAGCCGTCTGCCGAGGTCGCTCAATCGATTGTCGAGGAGATGAGCCTGACCACAGGCATTCAGGAATCTAGGTATGAAGCAGACTTGTCGGATGTCCTGGTAAGCGTGATAAAGGACATTCGTCACGATACATCTGTCAAGAATCTCATGGCCAGTTTAAATGATTTAATCTCTTTGCCTTCTTATAAATCCATGGAACCCGTTTCGACTTTTCAGCAGAAAATGGCTGCAGTCGGTGACTATGGTCAGGATTTTCTCGACAAGTACACCATCGCAGCATTGAAATCATTGCATGCAAAGTTTCTGGTAGACAGGAACTTGTGTAAGCAGGGATTTCCATCATTTGTCAGCTACTCGATGAAGGCTATTGTCGATGGTGCTGTGCAACTTTATGCAAGTTGCTCTGCAGGAGATGATTTCTTCATTCTACATGGAGTTACATCCTCGTGGGCTCTCCGCAGAACTCTCTTCTGTTTTGATTCTGTTGTCGTTCAGGTTCAGATGCTGATCTCGTTTGTGAAGGCATTATTGTCAGCATATGTTAGTCAAGATATGCCAGCTGTAGCGACCAAGTTGCCTGAGGGAACCAAATTGCCCGAATGGGAGGAAATTATAAAGAAATCAGTAGAGTGTGGTGATGATGTAGACGAGCATGTCTATAAACTCGTCTTCACATGCCATGAAGCAGAGAAAGTATATGGTACTCCACCCTCTTTACTGTACCGACGAGCCGCAGCTCAGAAGATGAACTATTTGCCTTGGCCCGTTATGTAG